Proteins from a single region of Gemmatirosa kalamazoonensis:
- a CDS encoding PadR family transcriptional regulator, producing MPRQKNDILQGTLTLLVLRALEAAGPLHGYAITQHIQRVSADLLRVEEGSLYPALHRMEDEGWVRSSWGTTEKNRQARFYALTPKGRRQLDAERESWERLTEGVGRALRYT from the coding sequence GTGCCACGACAGAAGAACGACATCCTCCAGGGGACGCTGACGCTCCTCGTCCTCCGCGCGCTCGAGGCGGCGGGGCCGCTGCACGGCTACGCCATCACCCAGCACATCCAGCGCGTCTCCGCGGACCTGCTGCGCGTCGAGGAAGGCTCGCTCTACCCCGCCCTCCACCGCATGGAGGACGAGGGATGGGTGCGCTCGTCGTGGGGCACGACGGAGAAGAACCGCCAGGCGCGGTTCTACGCGCTCACGCCGAAGGGGCGCCGGCAGCTCGACGCGGAGCGCGAGAGCTGGGAGCGGCTCACCGAGGGCGTCGGCCGGGCGCTCCGCTACACCTGA
- a CDS encoding DUF2191 domain-containing protein: MKTTVDISDALLARAKRHAQKVGKPLRAIIEDGLRRVLHEESAAVRYRLPDRSVGRAGGENPLDALSWQDLRAEIYGEPRA; the protein is encoded by the coding sequence ATGAAGACGACGGTGGACATCTCGGACGCCCTGTTGGCTCGGGCCAAACGCCACGCGCAGAAGGTCGGCAAGCCGCTCCGTGCGATCATCGAGGACGGTTTGCGTCGGGTGCTCCACGAAGAGTCGGCTGCCGTCCGCTACCGGCTTCCCGACCGGAGCGTGGGCCGCGCGGGCGGCGAGAATCCGTTGGACGCACTGTCCTGGCAGGATCTGCGCGCCGAGATCTACGGCGAGCCGCGCGCGTGA
- a CDS encoding type II toxin-antitoxin system VapC family toxin: MIAVDTNVLVYAHRRETAEHAAAFALLRDLAEGAQPWGIPWPCVYEFFSVVTNPRIWKESASTPNEAWAQVEAWLGSPSVRLLGETSDFVQLLGGFARRPRVRGPIIHDARVAAICVAHGAETLLTRDRDFSLFPELSIGNPFS; encoded by the coding sequence GTGATCGCCGTCGACACCAACGTGCTCGTCTACGCGCACCGGCGAGAGACCGCCGAGCACGCCGCCGCGTTTGCGCTGCTGCGCGACCTCGCCGAGGGCGCCCAGCCGTGGGGGATCCCGTGGCCGTGCGTGTACGAGTTCTTCAGCGTCGTCACCAATCCGCGCATCTGGAAGGAAAGCGCGAGCACTCCGAACGAGGCATGGGCACAGGTCGAGGCGTGGCTCGGCTCTCCCTCGGTGCGGCTGCTCGGTGAGACCTCCGACTTCGTGCAGCTGCTCGGCGGATTCGCCCGCCGCCCACGCGTACGAGGTCCCATCATCCATGACGCGCGCGTCGCCGCGATCTGTGTCGCGCACGGCGCGGAGACGCTGCTCACGCGCGACCGCGACTTCTCCCTCTTTCCGGAGCTCTCGATCGGGAATCCGTTCTCGTGA